The Orcinus orca chromosome 16, mOrcOrc1.1, whole genome shotgun sequence genome includes a window with the following:
- the SDCBP2 gene encoding syntenin-2 isoform X4: MSVPPLSPQPSSPSVPCSVFQRAAMSTLYPSLEDLKVDQAMQAEARAVPRMPALPGQGTDSQPSVLYPNLAELEGYIGLSFSSHEVQQNLPQIPEGASAAVSGPSPDQVVAPVSGNSLGVLPGEVKPGVREIHLCKDERGKTGLRLRAIDKPRPRPSSLSVPARPFQRTVTMHKDSTGHIGFVIKKGKIISLVKGSSAARNGLLINHYVCEVNGQNVIGLKDKEVTEILATAGNVINLAIMPTVIYAHMVRKLSPALLHHTMDHSIPDI, translated from the exons ATGTCCGTGCCTCCTCTCAGCCCTCAGCCCTCCTCACCCTCTGTGCCCTGCAGCGTGTTCCAAAGAGCAGCCATGTCCACCCTGTACCCATCTCTGGAGGACCTGAAGGTGGACCAAGCCATGCAG GCGGAGGCCAGAGCCGTACCCAGGATGCCCGCCCTGCCGGGGCAGGGAACAGACTCCCAGCCTTCAG TTTTGTACCCAAACCTGGCGGAATTAGAAGGTTATATTGGTCTTTCGTTCTCCAGCCACGAAGTCCAGCAGAACCTGCCTCAGATTCCAGAAGGTGCCAGT GCAGCGGTCTCGGGCCCCTCACCGGACCAGGTGGTGGCGCCGGTGTCCGGGAACAGCTTGGGCGTGCTGCCTGGGGAGGTCAAGCCCGGGGTGCGCGAGATCCACCTGTGCAAGGACGAGCGCGGCAAGACGGGGCTGCGGCTGCGGGCCATCGACAAG CCACGCCCCAGGCCCAGCTCACTGTCCGTCCCTGCCAGGCCATTCCAGAGGACCGTCACCATGCACAAGGACAGCACAGGCCATATCGGCTTCGTCATCAAGAAGGGGAAGATCATCTCTTTGGTCAAAGGGAGTTCTGCGGCCCGCAACGGGCTCCTCATCAACCACTACGTGTGCGAGGTGAACGGGCAGAACGTCATTGGGCTGAAG GACAAAGAAGTCACGGAGATTCTGGCCACAGCCGGGAACGTCATCAACCTGGCCATCATGCCCACTGTGATCTATGCGCACATGGTCAGAAA GTTGTCCCCAGCCCTGCTCCACCACACCATGGACCACTCCATCCCTGACATCTGA
- the SDCBP2 gene encoding syntenin-2 isoform X1, producing the protein MSVPPLSPQPSSPSVPCSVFQRAAMSTLYPSLEDLKVDQAMQAEARAVPRMPALPGQGTDSQPSVLYPNLAELEGYIGLSFSSHEVQQNLPQIPEGASAAVSGPSPDQVVAPVSGNSLGVLPGEVKPGVREIHLCKDERGKTGLRLRAIDKGLFGQLVQPNTPASLVGLRFGDQILQIDGHNCVGWSTDKAHRVVKKASAEKIVMVVRDRPFQRTVTMHKDSTGHIGFVIKKGKIISLVKGSSAARNGLLINHYVCEVNGQNVIGLKDKEVTEILATAGNVINLAIMPTVIYAHMVRKLSPALLHHTMDHSIPDI; encoded by the exons ATGTCCGTGCCTCCTCTCAGCCCTCAGCCCTCCTCACCCTCTGTGCCCTGCAGCGTGTTCCAAAGAGCAGCCATGTCCACCCTGTACCCATCTCTGGAGGACCTGAAGGTGGACCAAGCCATGCAG GCGGAGGCCAGAGCCGTACCCAGGATGCCCGCCCTGCCGGGGCAGGGAACAGACTCCCAGCCTTCAG TTTTGTACCCAAACCTGGCGGAATTAGAAGGTTATATTGGTCTTTCGTTCTCCAGCCACGAAGTCCAGCAGAACCTGCCTCAGATTCCAGAAGGTGCCAGT GCAGCGGTCTCGGGCCCCTCACCGGACCAGGTGGTGGCGCCGGTGTCCGGGAACAGCTTGGGCGTGCTGCCTGGGGAGGTCAAGCCCGGGGTGCGCGAGATCCACCTGTGCAAGGACGAGCGCGGCAAGACGGGGCTGCGGCTGCGGGCCATCGACAAG GGGCTCTTTGGGCAGCTGGTCCAGCCCAACACCCCCGCGTCCCTGGTGGGGCTGCGCTTTGGGGACCAGATCCTGCAGATTGATGGACACAACTGTGTCGGGTGGAGCACAGACAAAGCCCACCGGGTGGTGAAGAAGGCGTCGGCTGAGAAAATTGTCATGGTTGTCCGGGACAG GCCATTCCAGAGGACCGTCACCATGCACAAGGACAGCACAGGCCATATCGGCTTCGTCATCAAGAAGGGGAAGATCATCTCTTTGGTCAAAGGGAGTTCTGCGGCCCGCAACGGGCTCCTCATCAACCACTACGTGTGCGAGGTGAACGGGCAGAACGTCATTGGGCTGAAG GACAAAGAAGTCACGGAGATTCTGGCCACAGCCGGGAACGTCATCAACCTGGCCATCATGCCCACTGTGATCTATGCGCACATGGTCAGAAA GTTGTCCCCAGCCCTGCTCCACCACACCATGGACCACTCCATCCCTGACATCTGA
- the SDCBP2 gene encoding syntenin-2 isoform X2: MSTLYPSLEDLKVDQAMQAEARAVPRMPALPGQGTDSQPSVLYPNLAELEGYIGLSFSSHEVQQNLPQIPEGASAAVSGPSPDQVVAPVSGNSLGVLPGEVKPGVREIHLCKDERGKTGLRLRAIDKGLFGQLVQPNTPASLVGLRFGDQILQIDGHNCVGWSTDKAHRVVKKASAEKIVMVVRDRPFQRTVTMHKDSTGHIGFVIKKGKIISLVKGSSAARNGLLINHYVCEVNGQNVIGLKDKEVTEILATAGNVINLAIMPTVIYAHMVRKLSPALLHHTMDHSIPDI; encoded by the exons ATGTCCACCCTGTACCCATCTCTGGAGGACCTGAAGGTGGACCAAGCCATGCAG GCGGAGGCCAGAGCCGTACCCAGGATGCCCGCCCTGCCGGGGCAGGGAACAGACTCCCAGCCTTCAG TTTTGTACCCAAACCTGGCGGAATTAGAAGGTTATATTGGTCTTTCGTTCTCCAGCCACGAAGTCCAGCAGAACCTGCCTCAGATTCCAGAAGGTGCCAGT GCAGCGGTCTCGGGCCCCTCACCGGACCAGGTGGTGGCGCCGGTGTCCGGGAACAGCTTGGGCGTGCTGCCTGGGGAGGTCAAGCCCGGGGTGCGCGAGATCCACCTGTGCAAGGACGAGCGCGGCAAGACGGGGCTGCGGCTGCGGGCCATCGACAAG GGGCTCTTTGGGCAGCTGGTCCAGCCCAACACCCCCGCGTCCCTGGTGGGGCTGCGCTTTGGGGACCAGATCCTGCAGATTGATGGACACAACTGTGTCGGGTGGAGCACAGACAAAGCCCACCGGGTGGTGAAGAAGGCGTCGGCTGAGAAAATTGTCATGGTTGTCCGGGACAG GCCATTCCAGAGGACCGTCACCATGCACAAGGACAGCACAGGCCATATCGGCTTCGTCATCAAGAAGGGGAAGATCATCTCTTTGGTCAAAGGGAGTTCTGCGGCCCGCAACGGGCTCCTCATCAACCACTACGTGTGCGAGGTGAACGGGCAGAACGTCATTGGGCTGAAG GACAAAGAAGTCACGGAGATTCTGGCCACAGCCGGGAACGTCATCAACCTGGCCATCATGCCCACTGTGATCTATGCGCACATGGTCAGAAA GTTGTCCCCAGCCCTGCTCCACCACACCATGGACCACTCCATCCCTGACATCTGA
- the SDCBP2 gene encoding syntenin-2 isoform X3: MSVPPLSPQPSSPSVPCSVFQRAAMSTLYPSLEDLKVDQAMQAEARAVPRMPALPGQGTDSQPSVLYPNLAELEGYIGLSFSSHEVQQNLPQIPEGASAAVSGPSPDQVVAPVSGNSLGVLPGEVKPGVREIHLCKDERGKTGLRLRAIDKGLFGQLVQPNTPASLVGLRFGDQILQIDGHNCVGWSTDKAHRVVKKASAEKIVMVVRDRPFQRTVTMHKDSTGHIGFVIKKGKIISLVKGSSAARNGLLINHYVCEVNGQNVIGLKVVPSPAPPHHGPLHP, from the exons ATGTCCGTGCCTCCTCTCAGCCCTCAGCCCTCCTCACCCTCTGTGCCCTGCAGCGTGTTCCAAAGAGCAGCCATGTCCACCCTGTACCCATCTCTGGAGGACCTGAAGGTGGACCAAGCCATGCAG GCGGAGGCCAGAGCCGTACCCAGGATGCCCGCCCTGCCGGGGCAGGGAACAGACTCCCAGCCTTCAG TTTTGTACCCAAACCTGGCGGAATTAGAAGGTTATATTGGTCTTTCGTTCTCCAGCCACGAAGTCCAGCAGAACCTGCCTCAGATTCCAGAAGGTGCCAGT GCAGCGGTCTCGGGCCCCTCACCGGACCAGGTGGTGGCGCCGGTGTCCGGGAACAGCTTGGGCGTGCTGCCTGGGGAGGTCAAGCCCGGGGTGCGCGAGATCCACCTGTGCAAGGACGAGCGCGGCAAGACGGGGCTGCGGCTGCGGGCCATCGACAAG GGGCTCTTTGGGCAGCTGGTCCAGCCCAACACCCCCGCGTCCCTGGTGGGGCTGCGCTTTGGGGACCAGATCCTGCAGATTGATGGACACAACTGTGTCGGGTGGAGCACAGACAAAGCCCACCGGGTGGTGAAGAAGGCGTCGGCTGAGAAAATTGTCATGGTTGTCCGGGACAG GCCATTCCAGAGGACCGTCACCATGCACAAGGACAGCACAGGCCATATCGGCTTCGTCATCAAGAAGGGGAAGATCATCTCTTTGGTCAAAGGGAGTTCTGCGGCCCGCAACGGGCTCCTCATCAACCACTACGTGTGCGAGGTGAACGGGCAGAACGTCATTGGGCTGAAG GTTGTCCCCAGCCCTGCTCCACCACACCATGGACCACTCCATCCCTGA